A single genomic interval of Plodia interpunctella isolate USDA-ARS_2022_Savannah chromosome 14, ilPloInte3.2, whole genome shotgun sequence harbors:
- the LOC128675300 gene encoding uncharacterized protein LOC128675300 isoform X2: MSQNRWCIVLLCVVASVMAAPKLFHTEKFRIGIEYENSLPMYGGSDRYRHRNNYDPFFVTVTATSKSGFVITYLDVKATVDEGGEVVFKMVRGQAGSKSMVFQLISNHSDFLSFSYLTYGIREEEYRKVTSVSMGYFA, encoded by the exons ATGTCTCAAAATAGATGGTGTATTGTGTTATTGTGTGTGGTGGCCAGTGTCATGGCAGCCCCTAAACTGTTTCACACGGAAAAATTCAGAATTGGAATTGAGTATGAAA ATTCACTGCCCATGTATGGAGGCTCAGACAGATACAGACACAGAAATAACTACGACCCTTTCTTTGTGACTGTCACTGCTACTTCtaag AGCGGTTTCGTCATCACCTACTTAGACGTGAAAGCGACAGTGGACGAGGGAGGCGAGGTCGTCTTCAAAATGGTGCGTGGCCAGGCTGGATCCAAGAGCATGGTCTTCCAGCTCATATCCAACCACTCAGACTTCCTCTCCTTCTCTTACCTGACTTACGGCATCAGGGAGGAGGAGTATCGAAAGGTGACGTCAGTTTCCATGGGATATTTTGCGTAG
- the LOC128675300 gene encoding uncharacterized protein LOC128675300 isoform X1 has product MSQNRWCIVLLCVVASVMAAPKLFHTEKFRIGIEYENSLPMYGGSDRYRHRNNYDPFFVTVTATSKSGFVITYLDVKATVDEGGEVVFKMVRGQAGSKSMVFQLISNHSDFLSFSYLTYGIREEEYRKVTNIITLPMANKANKMDFFSITLFIVGSFLFIHS; this is encoded by the exons ATGTCTCAAAATAGATGGTGTATTGTGTTATTGTGTGTGGTGGCCAGTGTCATGGCAGCCCCTAAACTGTTTCACACGGAAAAATTCAGAATTGGAATTGAGTATGAAA ATTCACTGCCCATGTATGGAGGCTCAGACAGATACAGACACAGAAATAACTACGACCCTTTCTTTGTGACTGTCACTGCTACTTCtaag AGCGGTTTCGTCATCACCTACTTAGACGTGAAAGCGACAGTGGACGAGGGAGGCGAGGTCGTCTTCAAAATGGTGCGTGGCCAGGCTGGATCCAAGAGCATGGTCTTCCAGCTCATATCCAACCACTCAGACTTCCTCTCCTTCTCTTACCTGACTTACGGCATCAGGGAGGAGGAGTATCGAAAG GTAACCAACATAATCACACTTCCAATGGCGAACAAGGCAAACAAAATGGATTTTTTCtctataactttatttattgtcggttcatttttatttatacatagttaa
- the LOC128675588 gene encoding serine protease inhibitor swm-1-like, translated as MSIREDFVIIFFGLVALTAGVFITKDECPPNEEYLLCGSACPFNCTDPKGPVTCSDDCVEGCFCKAGFLRNENGTCVNADQCIGDKNPVCGTNEEFLSCGTACPGTCSNPDPLVCGLACSMGCFCKSGYVRDETSNSCVTLDKCPAEQCFNQNEVYDICNANCEASCADPEPICTKLCQGGCVCASGLLRSESGDCVSVDKCPKSNSTEPGLLGKYLNVINKIIHLSSVNGSS; from the exons atgtcaaTACGTGAAGATTTTGTGATTATTTTCTTCGGGTTGGTAGCCCTCACTGCCggtgtttttattacaaaag atgAGTGCCCTCCGAATGAAGAATACTTACTTTGTGGCTCAGCGTGTCCCTTCAACTGCACAGACCCCAAGGGTCCAGTGACCTGTTCTGATGATTGTGTCGAGGGCTGCTTCTGCAAGGCTGGGTTCTTGAGGAACGAGAACGGCACGTGTGTTAATGCTGACCAGTGTATTGGCG ATAAGAACCCAGTCTGCGGGACGAATGAGGAGTTCCTATCTTGTGGGACAGCCTGCCCAGGCACATGTTCCAACCCTGACCCATTGGTCTGTGGGTTAGCGTGCAGCATGGGCTGCTTCTGCAAGTCTGGTTATGTCAGAGACGAGACCAGCAACTCCTGCGTCACTTTGGATAAATGTCCTGCAG aacaATGCTTCAATCAGAACGAAGTGTATGACATCTGCAACGCGAACTGCGAGGCCTCCTGCGCAGACCCGGAGCCGATCTGCACGAAGCTCTGTCAGGGTGGCTGCGTGTGCGCATCCGGGTTGCTGCGCAGTGAAAGCGGAGACTGCGTGAGCGTGGATAAGTGCCCCAAGAGCAATAGTACTGAACCAGGTCTGCTGGGGAAGTACTTGAATGTGATAAACAAGATTATACATTTGTCTTCTGTCAATGGGAGTAGTTAA
- the LOC128675589 gene encoding uncharacterized protein LOC128675589: MEKVFVFLLCVVGIYDCVLLRRKCPRREIHVACSFHDESTCWQNDQKTLRIYSVPQKLLHCKSGCFCKKSYVRSYPGGDCILATLCRDRRLLRIIMHLPKEFPELRQY; encoded by the exons ATGGAAAAAGTGTTCGTTTTTCTGCTTTGCGTTGTAGGAATTTACGATTGCGTTCTACTTA GAAGGAAATGTCCACGCAGGGAGATCCACGTGGCGTGTTCATTCCACGACGAGTCTACGTGCTGGCAGAACGACCAGAAGACATTGAGAATATACTCAGTTCCTCAGAAACTGCTGCACTGCAAGTCTGGGTGTTTTTGCAA gaaaAGCTACGTGCGCTCTTATCCTGGTGGGGACTGTATCTTGGCTACACTATGTCGAGATAGACGCTTGCTTAGAATAATTATGCATTTACCCAAAGAATTTCCCGAACTACgtcaatattga